A single Vigna radiata var. radiata cultivar VC1973A chromosome 8, Vradiata_ver6, whole genome shotgun sequence DNA region contains:
- the LOC106770209 gene encoding uncharacterized protein LOC106770209 has translation MSKLVVLVFLSWTDGLFSLCKEKMAPRRPPPSPPQPKPSESTRMLEVVLQAMQQQNAALGHSRLFFFCNSSPRVELGKLPPTSSNQVQWEVQPDEVNHWFRDIEIIYTFKRCPDENKLAYTEYLLTEEAGHWLSNMKMILERSVGPISWELFKTKFYTKYFPDSVSFYEEIEFLQLVQGSMLIIEYVDRFKHLPWFYTLAIDEEWQCRKFENGLRGDIELLVKGLRIQELPTLVEMACVMEKTKKEVEGQ, from the exons ATGTCTAAGTTGGTTGTCCTTGTTTTTCTAAGTTGGACTGATGGTCTTTTCTCTCTGTGTAAGGAGAAGATGGCACCAAGGCGTCCTCCTCCTTCACCACCTCAGCCTAAGCCTTCAGAGTCGACAAGGATGCTAGAGGTTGTACTTCAGGCGATGCAGCAACAGAATGCTGCATTG GGCCACTCCAggctcttcttcttctgcaaTTCCAGTCCAAGAGTGGAGCTTGGAAAGCTTCCTCCAACATCATCCAACCAGGTTCAATGGGAAGTGCAACCAGATGAAGTCAATCATTGGTTTAGGGACATAGAGATAATATACACTTTCAAGAGGTGTCCAGACGAGAACAAACTGGCATATACTGAATATTTGTTGACTGAGGAAGCTGGCCACTGGTTGAGCAACATGAAAATGATCCTGGAAAGGAGCGTGGGTCCTATTAGTTGGGAGTTATTCAAGACAAAGTTTTACACTAAATACTTTCCCGACAGTGTGAGTTTTTATGAGGAGATTGAATTTCTCCAATTAGTTCAGGGGAGTATGTTAATTATTGAGTATGTTGATCGGTTTAAGCACTTACCCTGGTTTTACACATTGGCTATAGATGAAGAGTGGCAGTGCAGGAAGTTTGAAAATGGTTTGAGGGGAGATATCGAGCTGTTAGTGAAGGGACTACGCATTCAGGAGCTTCCTACTTTGGTGGAGATGGCCTGTGTGATGGAGAAGACCAAGAAAGAAGTTGAAGGGCAGTAG
- the LOC111242267 gene encoding uncharacterized protein LOC111242267, whose translation MNDFLDVFPEEVPGLPSSREPEFSIDFVSRVGLVSIAPYRMAPTELVELKKQIEELIWEEHEDHLRTVLGVLRERKLYAKLSKCEFWMEEVHFLGHVISARGISVDPAKVQAVFQWERPKTVTEVRSFVGLAGYYRRFIENFSRIVVSLTLLTRKDQPFVWTDWCETSFQELKQRLTSAPVLVIPDTGKPFEGFCDASHQGLRCVLIQEKKVVAYASRGIT comes from the exons ATGAAcgacttcttggatgttttccctGAAGAAGTTCCAGGTTTACCATCTTCACGAGAACCGGAGTTCTCTATTGATTTTGTCTCAAGAGTAGGGCTAGTATCAATAGCCCCTTATCGGATGGCTCCAACTGAGTTGGTCGAGTTGAAGAAGCAGATTGAAGAGCT GATTTGGGAAGAGCATGAGGATCACCTTAGAACAGTACTTGGAGTGTTGAGAGAAAGAAAGTTGTATGCCAAGCTGTCTAAGTGTGAGTTTTGGATGGAAGAGGTCCATTTTCTAGGGCACGTGATTTCAGCTAGAGGGATTTCTGTTGATCCAGCTAAGGTGCAAGCTGTATTTCAGTGGGAGAGGCCTAAGACTGTGACTGAAGTAAGAAGTTTCGTGGGTTTGGCTGGCTACTATCGACGGTTCATTGAGAACTTCTCTCGGATTGTAGTGTCGTTGACGCTACTGACTAGGAAGGATCAACCTTTTGTTTGGACAGATTGGTGTGAGACTAGCTTTCAAGAGCTAAAGCAAAGGTTGACCAGTGCACCAGTGTTGGTTATCCCTGACACAGGCAAACCTTTTGAGGGTTTTTGTGATGCCTCTCATCAGGGATTACGGTGTGTATTGATTCAGGAGAAGAAGGTAGTAGCCTATGCTTCAAGGGGCATtacatga